The DNA window GAAACCTACCTTCATTGACAACAAATGAAGGTAACCTGAGGTTCCAGTCAGAAGCATAAATGATCCATCTGGAGAGATTTCAAAGTTTCTGAGAAATCTTTCCTCCAAACCTTCAAAAAAGTATTCAGAATTTCAAACCGGGAAAATTTATTACTTTCCTCAACATTCAGACATATCAGTGACTAAGATCCGACTCCACTtcagctttttatttctctaataTATTGTCATGGTAAAGCTACAACTCAACCTTGATTATCTATTGCAATTAACTAATATCCAGATAAACTAAAGGCGCTTGAGTAAAGATTCCTGAAGTTTAAAATCCTACCTCAAATAATTCACTGCACTTCTTTTTGAAGTAAATTCATATGACATCTCTATTTGAGACAGCTTCAACTATGCCGAGGCACTTTAAAGCACTATAAAACATACCTCTTACTTTCTCTATAGGAGTAATGCTTCCACTCATCATGTCGTACACAAAGAACATTCTATGGTGAGTCCCAGTAGCTATAACTTGCTCTCCATCGACACTGAAACAAGCCTTATAGATTGGAAAGTTCTCCAAATAGATGCTCTGTATTTTTGGATTCCTTACACCGTCAaccttgaaaaaaaccaaattatcaCATCAATGAATGCACCAAAGACTTTTACATAGGAAATCCCTAAAAGCTAGTCAGTACAAGAGACTTGCACAGTAACAGATACACCAGTTTGGAGCATTAATCCCATCCTGTCTTCCCAATAACCTTGCTCTTGGCTCCTCACTGTATTTTCCAGGCACTTCCACGCTTCCTGAATATATTTCATACCTCTTAACCTCCACTCTCTTGTACATGCTTTATTCAATCACTTCTCCTGTGTTCTTCTAAATGGGATTTGCTTTGTTCTTTCCTGCAGCCATGCAGGAGTGTCAGATTTGTCTTATGCCTTTTACAGTTTCTTGCAGCTGTGATGGAAGTTCCTAAATACAGTTTCGCTCTTCAGATTTcagaggagcagggcaggagcgTCCTGGGATAACCAGCTCCCTGCTGCAACACAGTGTCTCCACCCCTAAAACGATTTCTCAGCAATATTACAGTTTTAACTGAAAGTGGACCTCTCCTCATGCTACAGGCTTTACAAGCAACTTAAAAAAAGCTCAATATAAACCTTAAACCAAAGCATTTTTGAAAACAACTCTTCCACTGAAAACTCTGAAATACTAAATCTGCCTATACTCTATAAGTGGTAGGTATGAAGTCACAGATGGGAACTCCTTCCAACGAGATGCCTTTAAATAAACAAGTTCCCTTGTAACCAAAGACAACACCTGTGtgcacaggaaaagagaaaataaagtcttCCACCCCAGGCTATTTCAGGTCTACTCACGGAAAAAATATACGGCCCCTGCATATTAGTGGGCATTTAGGTAGTATAGATTGAAATGCTTCACCTGAAAGAGTGACACCGATCGATCGTGTCCAGCAGTCATGACAACTTGAGCAGACGGATGAAACTGCACGGTTGCCAGTTTTCCATTAGCGAATCGTTCCTGATTAGCAGGCAAGCAGATCCCCATCTAGAACACAGATCAggcaggttaaaaaaaaaccacaactgaCATTTTTGCTGATGAAGTGTCAATTAAATCGCTTTTTATTAAGCAAGATCTCAAACCCTAGGATGAACTTTTAGGCAGCAGGACataaacagaagacacaggcagtAAGTTGCTTCAGTGCAGCCAGAAGATAAACTAGTTAGCCTTTCTACCAACTTCAAAACTCCCAGCCTACGTAAAAGTAGTTGCACTCTGACTTATCTGAGATGAGACAGCGTAAGGAACTCATTTAAGGCTGCCTCTTCTCAAAGACCATTTCAGTAGCCTCAGAGTCGTGGGAGAATTCCATCCTTCTTATCCAGAAATTAAAATCCTACTGCAAGATGCTACTTTAAAGTagctaaaaataattcttacatCAAACAATACATcttgatttattattttatgttttcattatgTCAACTATCCAATCCGTCCAACTGTTTACTCTCTAGTTTCCAGttacaggaacaaaaaaaaactcatAGGATCACTAATTTTACTGcccaaataaaaacaaagaagtcTAAGCGTGCAAATCAAGGTGGAAAGTTAAGGCTTGCCTTTACCTTCAAAATGCCTTTTGGCAGGGACTCTGAGTTTGTTATGAAATTGCCAGTCTTGCACAGTAGATCATCCTCTTCATCACTCTCacctaattaaaacaaaagacactgaaaaggGTAATTCCACACACGCTCCCACATCAAAACCTACAGATTCCTTACAGAAACTAATCAAGCCAAAGCAcacaaaaagaaggaataaaggTGACTTATCCAACACATCATCGCTCTATCAGAACTGAGAAGACATCAACAATAGCTATTTTCTAAGAAGCTGAAAACTAAGAGACAGAAACTTATCAGAATAGTCACAGATTTACTTACTATCACTTGAAGTCCTTCTggatttcttcttattttctaaGTCAGCCCAGGCAGGAACTCCTCCCATTGCTCGCTGAAACCTTGTAAAAGAAGGGTGAGggataaagaggaaaaaaataaagtcttttgaaaaaattattttcttccaggtGTTAAGCACTTACAAGACACACAGCTACAATTCCGCAGGATTACTTGTATGTAGAACACTATCccatttttaacatttcactCTGCTTCCTGTGTTTTGCTGACTTTATGAATGTAAAATTGAAGCAAAATTGATGCCAAACAGTAAAACGCTGTTCTTTGGAGCAATATATGCTAATGCCAAGACAAATCAGGCACATCTGAAATTCTCTTTGCTCTCTAACTACATTAATGTTTCAGCTCATTTTTATTTACCATACTAAGCTACCTTCTTCCAATGCTCTACTTACAATACaacatttatataaaaatctCCTCGCATAACTCCCCAGTGTACACATTAGTTTGTATACCTCTACAATAGCAAGTGTTAAACAAAACAGCATAAACAATGCTCATACATAATTAACTACTTTTAGTATCATTTTGGatttaaaaatgctgtaaatACCATGAGAAGCACTCAATTTAAACAGGCCAAATCAGCGCACTGAGTAGAGAGTGACTCTGAATGTCACGCTAATACCTTATCTCATCTTATTAAACTTAGCCACAAAAGCATTAACAAAACTCACTGTTCTTCAAGTCTTCTTTTTAGCTTTTTCTTAGTAAGTGTCTTCTCAGCATCACTTTTCATGAAGTCTTTCCTGTACCTATGGGTCATATCAACACTAGGGGagaaaaagcacacagaaagTGAGGGTCACTCAAAACAACGCCACATATAGCCACTTTCAAGCACAAGATCTAATTCCTACATGCTAACTTGAACTTACTCCTCCTCCgcttcatcatcttcatccacCCAGACTGGCTTTTTGGACGAGATTCCACCTTTAGCTTCATTTTCTACTTCTGAGTCGCTAGAGTCTCCCCGCAGATCTTTCTGCTCTGCAGCGTTAGGCTGAAAACAACCGAACAGGCTGTGTTAGCAGAGGAAGGCCTGTCCTTTGCTGGgtgggtgcagggagaggacagtCCCTGGCTCCCTCCCCCCACTACCGGGCTCTCCCCGCGCCCTACCCGCCGGGGCCTGGCCAGGCGCTGCAGGAGCTCGTCCTCCTCTACGTTGACGCTGTCCCCGAACACCAGCTCCTCCAGGTCCCGCTCGGCGCCGGCGCTTTCAGACAGCGCCTTCAGGTGCCGGGCGCGGCGCGCCTCCTCTGCCGCCGCCTGCTTCGTCACCGCCCGCTCCGCCGCCTGCGCAAGCGGCCGCTTCACTGTTTTCTCCgctttcttcatttcctttggttggttggttgctTTCTTcgctattttcttcttcttggccGCCGCAGGGCCCGATCGCACCACCCCCGCCGGCCGCATCGCTCCTCTCGGCGCCGCCACCGGAACCGGAAGAGGAAGGCGCTTCAGTCACGTGACACTTGTatagccccctccccgcccgcccATAGGCTGGCGCACCCGACCCACGTGATCCCTCGCGTCAATACGCCGTCACGTGAcctcctttctttgctttccttcgCCCCCACCACCCCGTGCCGCACGTGACGCGGACCGCTCCATTGCGCGCCCAGAGGGGTCCCACACCCCGTGCAGACAACGATCGCTCCTCACCGGCGCCCCGACTCCCGCCTTCCGTGCATCGCACTCTCGTGTTAAAGCACAGCGAGATGCGACGGGGTTGCCTTTATACCCCTAGATTCTGCTCCCTCTCTAAGCTCCCCCCCTGCCTCCCGAATGGTTTCTCCCGGAGAGGTGCAGTACGGCGAGCGACGGTGCCCGAAAGACCTCGCCGCCCAATGAGCGCGGCGGTGGGCGGGCGCGGCGCAGGCGCAGAGCCCCTATGCTAATGTTGTTGATGTCCCGGCGCACGGAGTTGGGCTCCGGCTGCGGCTGAGGGAGCGCCTCAACTTCCCAGGCCGCCTCCTGCCCCGCCGGGCCCGGCCCCTCGCGCAGGAGGAGGCGAAGGGGGCCGAGccgaggggagggggcagcggCAGCGGGCGGGTCCTGCCCATGAGGGCCTGATGGAAAACACAAAGGACCTGGTGAGTCGCGCAGCCCGGGAGGGGGCGGCACCGGGGGGGAGCGGGACCTCGGGGGAGCGGAGCGAGGCTGGGACCCCCAGAGTCCCGGGGAGCGGAGGAGGGGGGCAAATCGATCCCCTTTTCTGTGGGGCGCCGCCCCCCCGGGCCTGCGTGGGAGGGGAGCAGCCCGGGGTATTGTTTGGGGGGCTCCCGTAGAGCCCGTGTGGGAGGGGAGCGGCCCCGCGACCCCCAAGTTGTTTTGGGAGGGAGAGAAGCAGCCTagcacccccagagcccccacaTCGTTTtggaggtggggggaaaggAGAGCAGCCCCAGAACCCCCCACATTCTGttgggggggggagggcagcagccccagcacccccgACTGTTGTTTGGGCGGGTGAGCAGCTCCCTGAACCTTTGTGAGAGGAGAGCAGCCCCAGTACTATCAGgttgttggttttggggggccaCCCCTAGAGCCTGtgtgggagaggagcagccccagcacccccaggttcttcttgGGGTGGGAGAGAGCAGCCCCAACACCCAGTGGTTGTTCTTGGGGTGGGACAGAGCAGCCCTAACACCCCCAGGTTGTTCTTTGGGTGGGAGAGAGCAgccccaacacccccaggttgttcttggggtgggaggggagcgCTCTCAGCACGCCCAGGGTGGTTGGTGGGGAGGAGagagccccagcagccccaggttgTTTTGCCCCTGCCCGGAGCCTGTGTGGGAGGACCGCGGTCCCAGCCCCCCGGCGGTTTGGGGTCCCCCCGAGCCTGTCCCCCGCGGGCACGTGGAGGCGGCGGGGCCCCTTTGTTGTGATGCCGGCGGCTGCGCTCCCCCTCGGGCCGGGCTGCGGgggctcctcttcctcccctccttcttcctGCCGGGAACGGGGGTGAGAAGTTCCAGATGATCCCGGGCTGAGTGCTTAGCGAGCCGCAGAAGTGCTGCTTTTTCAGCAACTTCCTCTTCaagctgcccttctccagttgtCCTTGTTTTAAGCACTGTGTTCTTTAACTTTAGCACCCCACGTCAGGGGTTCAGGATTCTTTGCAGCCGGTTCCCCCTTCTCTATAATTTTTATGACCGCTTCTATTGTGACTTTGTCCTTCACGTGAGGAGCAGTATAGCTGCGAGACAAGTTTTGCTTTCAGGTTGTTGCTGGAAATGCTTTAAAGTATAGCGATTTCTGTCCAGTGCgactttcaaaaaagaaaaaaactactaCAAAGCATATGCTGATTATGGTAGAAACTCCTGCGTGTGAAAAAGCAATCCAGTATGAACTAACAATTTAAAATGTGGGTGGCAGCCCTTGCGATTTTGCACATCTAAAACCAGTTACAACCGAAAGCTGCACGGCAgccttttgtattttaaattcagattgtTTTCCAGGTTTGAGAACCTGCGCTTATTTGTTTGCTGTATTTGTTTATAGCAGTCTGATTTTGACTTGCAAGGAATGGAATGAGAAGGCAACAATAGAATCTAATCTGGAACGTTAAATGGGAGCTAAAACaatatattccttttaaaaagcaatttaacTTGGTAGGTCTTTACACCTTCTTCTGCCTTGGCATCATTTTGAGGAAGCGCGGAGTGCGAGTTTTAAGGAAGCGCAGCAGAGGTACCTACTCTCCCATATGAAAGTTACTGTTCATGCCACCAGCATAGTTTAGGTGTTTCAACAGTGTAGGCTTGTGCCTGTGCGGAAGGGCTGAGACTGAAAGTAAGAACTCTTCATTGTTGTTCCCTGAAGAGCTCGATGACTGTGGCAGTAATGATGCTGTGTACAAGAGTTCCCTCCCACTGGCTTTCATTTCTCTTACCTGCTCAAATTTGATTAAATTTTGCAAGGCTTTTGATACTTCTGCAAGCTCCTGCCGCGTACCTTCCTTTCTCAGGTAAGTCAGTACACGCTGGGCGTGTGTGATCTTTTAATGAATCTGGCTCTGAGCGCATGGAATGAATTCAGGTGTTGAAGACTTTGGGTTTGGGTTGGTGTTTTTTTGGGGGTTATGTttaaattgggttttttttttttttggtagtaaCACAGTGTTTAAAGCAAAGTATTTGCATCTTCTAGATGCTACTGTAAGGGCTTTGTAGAAACACAGTGGAATTTGTAACAGATTTGCAAGTTTTCTTGAAACTTGGATTTTTCACATATTAATCATCGCACACACCCCTCCAAAAATGCCTGCTAATTTGATATATTTCTTTATGAAAGAGTCTTCCCTCTTGTGTGAAACCCCCTGGGGAAGAGGCTATGGACAAAACCATTGGCAAACAGCAGAAACTGGCTTCAGACAAAATGCTGTCATACATAGCACATGAAGAGAcaggaaaacacatttctgtaattttccagCAGAGATTTTACTTGTAATAAGAGTGGAAGGCACATTTCCAGATAGAGGTGAGTTGCTTATGTAAAAAAGTACCTTTGGTTGGTTCTGATTTTCAGGAGTCCCAATATGTTTAGCTTTGGagttctgtttatttgtttttaatgaaaactgacaGTATGTTTCTTTCAAATTGGTACCatgtttgaatttcttttttttgtcatgctTGGAGGCACAGCAAGACGTCAGTTCTGCAGGGGGCAAGCTAATATTACTACACAAAGTTATTTTGGTGAGTTTATATGCAGAAGAGTTGTAAGAAATTAATTCTATTGTCTCAGTTCCTTAAAGACGGCATCTGGAGTTAAAACTAAACTCGCAGTGTACAACATTAGTGgccttttgaaaacaaaggcTGTGCACCAAATGTAAAACCGCCATGGAAATACACTATGGGAAATGCACACTCTGTTAAGGAAATGTGATTACAGTAAATGTGTCTCACCACAGACCCTTGGCTGGAAGGTTGTGGTGACCTCTCTGTTGACCTTGGCCTCAAATCCCATCTGTGCATGCTTCTGTCGTGGTTCTGGGGTTGGGTCTGAATACAGAGAGCGATGCCGATCTGCATAGGTGCTGGTGGGCCTTTGTGaatctgcagctctgctctgagctCTCAGTCACAGCTTTTTCTGATTTCAGTCCCCACATTGATTTGGGAGTAACAACAAGCATTTTGAGTGGTTTGAAACCTTTCTGTGAGTGTTCTGGATCATTGTCCTTTGGCCAGGATGCACTTACTTGGGGGCGGGGAGTTTGGTCATTAGTAATGGTGTATTTTTTGTAGCAAATTTTCACCTTTGAAACACTTCAACCTAATTTTTGCCAATACTTGAGCATAGCCTTCTTCAAGGCACTAAAGCAATGTCCTGCAGAAGTTATTTATTGTCTAATTAACATTAAACagttttattctgtgttttggtCATGCACTGTTCATGCTTCCTGACCAATTTTAATGCTGAAAGAGTAGTTATTATGCTCAAACAATGTATGCTATAGTGTGCTGACCAAATCCAATCGTATATAAGAGTATATGTTAACAGAGTGAGAAACTAGTTGCTTCGCATATTTGTTTAAAGTTGTCTTCCTGCTTTTAGGGAAACTGGTTTCCTTAACTTTGTTCTTTTATCATACCATTGGCTTTGTGTAATGGTTAATtaagagtattttttaaaaatatgttgttgCCAAGTAtttgcagggaggaggagagcaagaacaggaaaatgggaagttgggcagaaaaagaaagcagttctTAATAGTTCCTTCCTCCACCCACCCCTTCaataaagaaatgtaagaaatgCCCTTCCCCCCACCCGCAAGCAAGTAGTCATATAGGCTTATTTACCAGTCCTGCTTGCCCTAGACTTGGTATTGCTCTGCCTAAAAATCTTCCCGGTTGAGGAACCAGTAATCTCATTAGGGAAATAAGCTTTAGCCAATATACCTAAAAGTTTGtcttgttcttttgtttgtgctttgtttctgcttgatgtgctgctgggctctggcagTGGTAGAGTAACTTCAGCTACTGCTCTTTTGGTATCAACCAGCTCCAAGATTCATTCTGTAGTGAATGAACCTTCACAATTCCGTAGTGAGCCAGACTCCTGCTCTAAGTGTGTTTTGCAGATGGGCAGGATGCTATCCCCTCACTTGTTAGAAGAACACTAATCTGTTTCAGGTATGAGGAAAAGACAATCTCCTGGGCCTGCTCAAAATGATTTTTAGTGCTAAACCCAGAGCAGGAAACTTTTTTTGTTGGTGTGCCTATATTGTGAGATGGATTGATCTAGTGGTTGGTAACTTGGGGTGTCACTGCTGTTAGACTCTGGTAGCTTTTCTGAGTGAAGAACTGCACTCTCATAGCCTCTTGAAATTCAGAGGGAGCTCCTTGTGGGGTAATAAGCTGCTCTTTGAGGCTTCCCTTCACAGGGAAGAACAGCTGCCCTGTTAGGTGCTTCTCTGTGTGACAGAGGAAATAGTGCTGGTCAGCTGATGAGGCACTGCTGCTCACTGCTTTAAAAGAGCTCGGCAGGAATTGCAGGCGGCTGCTGTTACTGGAGCAGCTGCTTTGTCTCGATTACACTTCTATTTGAGGCACATATTGTCCATTTTATAAGGATGTGGGGTTTGACCTTTTGAGTTCAGAGTTGTACCCcaacttttttctgtttcagatgtcaggggtcctGTTCTTCTGCAAACTCCACCTAAGTTCTTCAGGAAGGGTTAACAGAGATTCCGTGTGGTGTTCACTTGTTTCTACAAATGTTCAGTTTCAGCATGAGTTTTAAAGAACTCTAGTGGTGCTTTGTTATTAAAATACCTGTGATCTAATCTGCTCTAGCAAAATTTCAGCACAGCTATTTGCATATTGTCTTCTCTAGCTTCCACCTACTTCTGTGCACAAAGTACTTCGTATTTTCTCTGTTGCAGAAGTGTGTCTGAGTCTCACAGAATTTATGCCGAGTGATTTCCCTAGAATTACAATCCagataataaattaatttatagtTATGTCCTACATAAATTACTTGGCAAACATGGTTATCTTGCAAGCAGACctgaaatgcaaagcagaacTGCATGGTGTGTCCTGAGACTACCTTGTCCTGCAGCTTCCGCTAAAGGGCTGAAGTCCTCCTTTGTGTGGGATGAGGCCCCAATCTCTTTGTGAAATCAGAGCAGCTGACTTACAGAGGATGAGTGAGTGAGGAGGGAAATTCTGCCTGTGGGCTCCAAAACACCACAAGTGTCTTATGGATAACATTAGAAGGCACCATAGTGTTCTGGTATTGCTGTTGAGAATGGTCAGTATGGTATCGCGTTTGGTTTCTGAGCAGAGGCTGTGCTCCAGGAAAGTTAAATATTGAGAGGCGTTGAGGAGTTGATGAAATCTTGGGGAAGATGACTTGTCTTCATGTTCTGATCCATGAATTACTGGCACTGTTCACAGAATACTGTATCCATGGCAACGTTGTGCTCAACTTCTGCCTTAGCCCGCACACACGTGCGCACACAAACAAATAACTCATCTTGCATCGTGTTGGCTAATCGCATCAGTGATAGCATACAGGTGAGACTTGTTCCCAGAGCAGGTCAGGACTAGGTTTGTCCCTCCTCTAACGATTGCCGTTACCCAAGCTGCTTCAGCCAGATGTCACTGCCTTCAAGGACAACTCAAGCTATGCTCAATCCTAAGTTTCAGTTGTTCTTAGTCTAATTTTGAATTAGAACATCAcactgatttcttttgttttgtttcagagcTTCTTTCACTATTTTaagtatgtttattttattgcataACCTTTTGTGCTTActggtttttgtttgtattaATTGGATGCTAGGATTGGGTCAGTGTGGAAATGAGTTTTCCCTTTTAACTCCAAGGAAATCCTTCCCTAATAGGATTTAGTCAGATTGCAAAGAAGAATAGAGAATACTATAATAAGGGGATAGCATGGCAGGAAAAAGGCTCGGATGATATCCAACAATAAAGATGTTCAGGCATAAACTCTCTaggaaagggatttggggaaTTGCTATGATGAAATCTTAAAGCTATGAATCCAAATGcaatttaagaaggaaaaatctgATCACgtattatttttcctgtctacaatgacttaaaaaaaaaaaaaaagctcttggaaaaagaaataaaggcaaagggtttctctttttttctgttttcttggctATACTTCATTCCTGTAATTTGTGCTTCCGTTGTagaattttctttgtcttctccttCTGTTATTTCATCTTGAAGTTAGATACTGTTGAGGATAATGGAAATACTTTGAAGTTTCTATAATTTGTCTTTTAACTCAATGAGGGCAGCTTGTGTAGCAGCAGCCTTGTTTCAGTGGAGCCATGGAAGCTATTAATAAAGTTGAAATTGTCACTGTGTTAAATGCATCTATTGGATGTGCATCAGAAAAAAGACATTAGTTAATCCATTGTTTATATTTGCTGGAAATGTTTAACTGTTACATGTTCTTCAAAATCGTATGGTTTTATTTGATCTCAGATTTTTTTCGCTTATAGAATAACTATTATGTAACAAGTTTTCATACATGACAGTGGCAAATTAGTCACCTTTCTATCTTTTCACATTTATACAGACCCCATTGCCATAGTAACTGAGCTCTTCATAATCGTTAATGCATTAATCCTCAACATCCCTGTGAGGTGGAGAGGTATTCCTGTCTCACCCATGAGAAACTGAGGGATAGGGAAGCAGAATGATTTATCAATAGCCCCTAGGTGAGAGCAGAGAGACTCTCATTTCTGATCCTGGGGAGTAGTGCCCTCTTGGTTGAACTGTCTTTTCTCGGCCCTGCTTTCTCAAATGAATGAGTTTCAGAGAAATGGCTGCAGCCATCTGGAATGTACTCATTTGCATACAAGATCTGTGTGGCTGTTATTCAGCACATCAGGATTAATGAACCCCGAAGAcaccaaggaaaagaaacctaTGGGCTGCTACTTTGTATTCTCAGTGGATCCTGAGATAGATTTTCCTTCCTGTATATCACAATACCAAAAATTGGCTGGTTTTTACTCTACTAATTTAATTGGCAATGTGTGGGTCATCTCTTTGTGCTGATAGAGCAGTTTGTTAGTACATCTGCTTTTGAAGGCTGACTGTGacctttgaatttttttaagcttgactttgaaatatttgcattcagAATGCTCTGCTAttctttgggggttttgttgtgttGGTTCTTTTCAATTTTTAGACAGAACATACTTCAcgagcagaaaggaaaagacgcGATTCTTTCGGGATGTTTGACGGTTATGATAGTTGTAGTGAGgacaccagcagcagctccagttcAGATGAAAGTGAAGAGGAGGTTGCTCCCTTGCAGTCCAGTCTCCCAATTATAAAGAACAATGGACAGGTCTATACTTACCCGGATGGCAAATCTGGCATGGGTGAGTATGCAGTGTGTGAGTACAGAAAGTTTGATAGTTGTGTTTTTCAGCCTGTGCTGAGTTGTGAGGGTCCAGTCCCCAATGCTGGTCCTGATTTTAAATGGATTAAAACAACTGAAGAGTtgggattgggtttttttggaagggGGGAATTGTTTGGCTTGTACTAAGCTGAACTAAAATAGCCTTTGAATCCTGttgtcaggaaagaaatggtACAGGAACATCTGCCTTCCCATCAAATTGTGTTGTGTATATCTGCACACATGTGTGTTCTCAcgttctgtttttatttttggaatttTGAGGAAAACATCAGTGTTCTCTCTATGCTTGGGCATATTCTCTATACCCTTTATACTATATAtacaatatattaaaatacattttttcctatACAAGGAAAGCTACTGTATCAAGTATGTCAATGTGTACTGTTCACTAGCTAGCTGTCTGCTAGCTGTAAGCTGctggataaaaataaagaaaaagggaagattgCTTTTATcattggggaaaaataattgagCCAAAGTCATTAGTGATGAGTAGAGCTCCTCTGAGTAGAATTTTGTTACTGTCTCATTGGCATAAGTTGGTCACAAAGTCCTATTCATCATGGAACAGCTCAGTGGGTGATGCTGTCATTCTCTTGAGCTGGAAGAGAATGTTGGTGGGATGGGGTGCTTTGGGTATGCCTGTTTGAGTCAAAAAAGAGACCTGGTTCTATTTCAGGTCGGAAGTATTACATATTTAGAGGGAATTGATTGGCATGCACAGGTTCAGAGCTGGCATTTTGTTGTGAaccatgaaaacacagaaatgtgcTCTATCTGTTTCAGCTGGGTCAGTCACTGCTACCAGCAGTAAAATTAATAGGGAGCAGGAAAAAGGAGGTACTCTTTCACCAATGAACTTGGGGTTCTTGGTGTTTCAATGTCGTTAGTGGTGGTGGTCttatttcaagttatttttccGTGCAATTCCCTTCAGGGTCAAGTGCTAAGAAACTGTTTTGTGGTGCCACCTACAGGATCTTCCTTATATCGTTTGTGTTCTGAGTATTTGAGGTCTCTATTACACTCTT is part of the Phaenicophaeus curvirostris isolate KB17595 chromosome 19, BPBGC_Pcur_1.0, whole genome shotgun sequence genome and encodes:
- the UTP18 gene encoding U3 small nucleolar RNA-associated protein 18 homolog; its protein translation is MRPAGVVRSGPAAAKKKKIAKKATNQPKEMKKAEKTVKRPLAQAAERAVTKQAAAEEARRARHLKALSESAGAERDLEELVFGDSVNVEEDELLQRLARPRRPNAAEQKDLRGDSSDSEVENEAKGGISSKKPVWVDEDDEAEEDVDMTHRYRKDFMKSDAEKTLTKKKLKRRLEEQFQRAMGGVPAWADLENKKKSRRTSSDSESDEEDDLLCKTGNFITNSESLPKGILKMGICLPANQERFANGKLATVQFHPSAQVVMTAGHDRSVSLFQVDGVRNPKIQSIYLENFPIYKACFSVDGEQVIATGTHHRMFFVYDMMSGSITPIEKVRGLEERFLRNFEISPDGSFMLLTGTSGYLHLLSMKTKELVSTMKVNGRCTASAFTPDSSKIYSYSKEGEVFIWDVRSRKCLHKFEDEGCLEGKCIAVSKNNQYVACGSASGVVNLYTTDVCLKENNPKPVKAIMNLVTSATCVTFNPTTEILAVASCEMDEAVKLVHIPSYTVFSNFPVFRRKQIYLAQSMDFSPRSGYFSIANNKGKALLFRLKHYSDF